From one Paeniglutamicibacter psychrophenolicus genomic stretch:
- the mtrB gene encoding MtrAB system histidine kinase MtrB: MNTVEPAPDDTRVPAPGNQQPWHRRALAAVVRARNTVRSRWTRSLLFRTVTSAVLLTALALLGAGAFLSNQIATGLFQERFNQVESESLRGLNQVRAIFDSAATTDRTSTRSLVTSTLKILEGDTALVPRDFVLVPLSGDDNLYVGPTASGNLTSRIVPEALSAQVQESNATYWQSIEVNAGASAGPGLIFGTKVTLPPGREYGLYLVYDLSSVQKTLDFINRAMGLVGGLLLLVVGGITWYVTRLVVRPVAAAAQVSEKLAAGQLEERMVVSGEDEIARLGNSFNHMAASLQDQINQLAMLSQMQQRFVSDVSHELRTPLTTVRMAAEVLHDAREDFDPINKRSAELLYNQVERFQILLNDLLEVSRFDAGVAVLDAEPTDLVSVARRVIDTATPHAEAMGSVLRLGTPAGGAVAEMDARRIERVVRNLVLNAVEHGEGNPIDITVAGNRNAVAITVRDRGIGMSPEASTRVFDRFWRADPARARTTGGSGLGLSIAMEDTRLHSGRLEAWGERGVGSCFRLTLPRILGDTIIASPLPLEPIVLADAVFDRGMIVSFPLTGEIPAIGFKPAPPLIPEEHPDAAAPGTGGHTPGRHHPHD, translated from the coding sequence ATGAACACCGTCGAACCGGCCCCGGACGATACCCGGGTCCCGGCGCCGGGGAACCAGCAGCCCTGGCACCGCCGCGCCCTGGCCGCGGTGGTGCGCGCGCGCAACACCGTGCGCTCGCGCTGGACCCGCTCGCTGCTCTTCCGCACCGTGACCTCCGCGGTGCTGCTCACCGCCCTGGCCTTGCTGGGCGCCGGCGCGTTCCTGTCCAACCAGATCGCCACGGGCCTGTTCCAGGAGCGCTTCAACCAGGTCGAGTCCGAGTCCCTGCGCGGGCTGAACCAGGTGCGCGCCATCTTCGACTCCGCGGCCACCACCGACCGCACCAGCACCCGCTCGCTGGTGACCAGCACGCTGAAGATCCTCGAGGGCGACACCGCCCTGGTGCCCCGCGACTTCGTGCTGGTCCCGCTCTCCGGGGACGACAACCTCTACGTGGGCCCCACCGCCAGCGGCAACCTGACCTCGCGGATCGTGCCGGAGGCCCTGTCCGCCCAGGTCCAGGAGTCCAACGCCACCTACTGGCAGTCCATCGAGGTCAATGCCGGGGCCAGCGCCGGCCCGGGCTTGATCTTCGGCACCAAGGTGACGCTGCCGCCGGGCCGCGAATACGGCCTGTACCTGGTCTACGACCTGTCCAGCGTGCAAAAGACCCTCGACTTCATCAACCGGGCCATGGGCCTGGTCGGCGGGCTGCTGCTGCTGGTCGTCGGCGGCATCACCTGGTACGTCACCCGCCTGGTGGTGCGCCCCGTGGCCGCCGCCGCGCAGGTTTCCGAGAAGCTTGCCGCCGGGCAGCTGGAGGAACGCATGGTCGTTTCCGGCGAGGACGAGATCGCGCGGCTGGGCAACTCCTTCAACCACATGGCCGCCTCGCTGCAGGACCAGATCAACCAGCTGGCCATGCTTTCGCAGATGCAGCAGCGCTTCGTCTCGGACGTGTCCCACGAGCTGCGCACCCCGCTGACCACCGTGCGGATGGCAGCCGAGGTGCTGCACGACGCCCGCGAGGACTTCGACCCGATCAACAAGAGAAGCGCCGAGCTGCTCTACAACCAGGTCGAACGCTTCCAGATCCTGCTCAACGACCTGCTGGAGGTCTCCCGCTTCGACGCCGGGGTCGCGGTGCTCGACGCCGAGCCCACCGACCTGGTCTCCGTGGCCCGGCGCGTGATCGACACCGCCACCCCGCACGCCGAGGCCATGGGCTCGGTGCTGCGCCTGGGCACCCCCGCGGGCGGCGCGGTGGCCGAGATGGATGCGCGGCGCATCGAGCGGGTGGTGCGCAACCTGGTGCTCAACGCGGTGGAACACGGTGAGGGCAACCCCATCGACATCACCGTGGCAGGCAACCGGAACGCGGTGGCGATCACCGTGCGCGACCGCGGCATCGGCATGAGCCCCGAGGCCAGCACCCGCGTCTTCGACAGGTTCTGGCGCGCCGACCCGGCCCGGGCCCGGACCACCGGCGGCTCCGGGCTGGGGCTGTCCATCGCCATGGAAGACACCCGGCTGCACTCCGGCAGGCTGGAGGCCTGGGGGGAGCGCGGCGTGGGTTCGTGCTTCCGGCTGACCCTGCCGCGGATCCTGGGCGACACCATCATCGCCTCCCCGCTTCCGCTGGAGCCCATCGTGCTGGCCGACGCGGTGTTCGACCGCGGCATGATCGTCTCCTTCCCGCTGACCGGGGAAATCCCCGCGATCGGCTTCAAGCCCGCCCCGCCGCTGATCCCCGAGGAGCACCCGGATGCCGCGGCGCCGGGCACCGGCGGCCACACCCCAGGAAGGCACCACCCGCATGACTAG
- the mtrA gene encoding MtrAB system response regulator MtrA gives MKARILVVDDDEALAEMIGIVLQNDGFEAVFCYDGAKALGVFREVKPDLVLLDLMLPGLDGIEVCKLIRAEDDVPIVMLTAKSDTADVVRGLESGADDYVPKPFKPAELVARVRARLRPGEQHAPETLKIGDLSIDVAGHRVTREGEPIGLTPLEFDLLVALARKPWQVFTREQLLEQVWGYRHAADTRLVNVHVQRLRSKVEMDPESPEVVLTVRGVGYKAGQA, from the coding sequence ATGAAGGCACGCATCCTGGTTGTCGACGACGACGAGGCGCTGGCCGAAATGATCGGCATCGTGTTGCAGAACGACGGCTTCGAGGCCGTGTTCTGCTACGACGGTGCCAAGGCATTGGGTGTTTTTCGCGAGGTCAAGCCCGATCTGGTGCTGCTTGACCTGATGCTTCCGGGACTGGACGGCATCGAGGTCTGCAAGCTCATCCGCGCCGAGGACGATGTCCCGATCGTCATGCTCACCGCCAAGTCCGACACCGCCGACGTGGTCCGCGGCCTGGAATCCGGTGCCGACGACTACGTCCCGAAGCCCTTCAAGCCCGCGGAACTGGTGGCGCGCGTGCGCGCCCGGCTGCGCCCCGGCGAACAGCACGCCCCCGAAACCCTGAAGATCGGGGACCTGAGCATCGATGTCGCCGGCCACCGGGTGACCCGCGAGGGCGAGCCCATCGGCCTGACCCCGCTGGAATTCGACCTCCTGGTTGCCCTGGCCCGCAAGCCGTGGCAGGTCTTCACCCGTGAGCAGCTGCTCGAGCAGGTCTGGGGCTACCGCCATGCCGCCGACACCCGGCTGGTCAACGTCCACGTCCAGCGCCTGCGCTCCAAGGTCGAGATGGATCCGGAAAGCCCCGAAGTCGTGCTGACCGTGCGCGGCGTGGGATACAAGGCGGGCCAGGCCTGA
- a CDS encoding chorismate mutase, which yields MSQQNNAQVPDNAETGAYDPAASSLADTVQKEVMEELLSIRGSIDNFDATLVYLLAERFKATQRVGHLKAVHALPPSDPGREKAQIERLRRLAQEAHLDPEFAEKFMNFIISEVIRHHQTISATHAENGN from the coding sequence ATGAGCCAACAGAACAACGCACAGGTGCCAGACAACGCCGAAACCGGCGCCTACGACCCCGCCGCCAGTTCCCTGGCCGACACCGTCCAGAAAGAGGTCATGGAGGAGCTGCTGTCCATCCGCGGCAGCATCGACAACTTCGACGCGACGCTGGTCTACCTCCTGGCCGAACGTTTCAAGGCGACCCAGCGGGTCGGCCACCTCAAGGCCGTGCACGCGCTGCCGCCGAGCGACCCGGGCAGGGAAAAAGCGCAGATAGAGCGCCTGCGCCGCCTCGCCCAGGAGGCGCACCTGGACCCGGAATTCGCCGAGAAGTTCATGAACTTCATCATTTCCGAGGTCATCAGGCACCACCAGACGATTTCGGCGACGCACGCGGAGAACGGCAACTAG
- a CDS encoding dipeptide ABC transporter ATP-binding protein, with amino-acid sequence MNAHHKDVIGRADGTVLDIKNLEVTFTTDAGEVPAVRNVSFEVAAGEVVAVVGESGSGKSVTARTILGLLAETAVARGAVVLKGNNMLTLSAHQLRAVRGDDVAMVFQEPSTALNPVYTVGWQIAEGIRAHGKVSRKEAKAHAIEVLRKVGIPEPEKRVNHYPHQFSGGQKQRVIIAAALALNPALIVADEPTTALDVTVQAEILELLREVRDDFNTGIVLITHNMGVVADLADRVVVMYQGQVVETAPSVELFSAPREDYTKALLAAVPHLGRNSASAGMVSRFGQEKEVLVQAANLNITYPGRLGSPSFTAVDDVSLQICAGEVYGLVGESGSGKTTIGRAIAGLNKVSGGSLKVLGHEMLGFKERSFKKVRQDIGFVFQDPAASFNPQLSIAECVAEPLIVHRSLDARAARKRVEELLEAVQLPKAFAARFPHELSGGQRQRASLARALALDPKLLIADEPTSALDVSVQAKVLELFKELQAELGFAALFISHDLAVVDMLSTWVGVLYRGKLVEEGIGNQVMGDPQHPYTRRLIASLPVPDPAEQAIRREAFLKAV; translated from the coding sequence ATGAACGCGCACCACAAGGACGTGATCGGCCGGGCCGATGGCACGGTCCTGGACATCAAGAACCTCGAGGTCACCTTCACCACCGACGCCGGCGAGGTCCCCGCGGTGCGGAACGTCAGCTTCGAGGTTGCCGCCGGGGAGGTCGTGGCGGTGGTCGGCGAATCCGGATCCGGCAAGTCGGTCACCGCACGCACCATCCTGGGGCTGCTGGCCGAGACCGCCGTGGCCCGCGGCGCGGTGGTGCTCAAGGGCAACAACATGCTCACCCTCTCCGCGCACCAGTTGCGCGCGGTGCGCGGGGACGACGTGGCGATGGTCTTCCAGGAGCCCTCCACCGCGCTGAACCCCGTGTACACCGTGGGCTGGCAGATCGCCGAGGGCATCCGCGCACACGGCAAGGTCTCCAGGAAGGAGGCCAAGGCACACGCCATCGAGGTGCTGCGCAAGGTCGGCATCCCGGAGCCGGAGAAGCGGGTCAACCACTACCCGCACCAGTTCTCCGGCGGGCAGAAGCAGCGCGTCATCATTGCCGCCGCGCTGGCGCTGAACCCGGCACTGATCGTCGCCGACGAGCCGACCACGGCGCTGGATGTCACGGTGCAGGCCGAGATCCTGGAGCTGCTGCGCGAGGTGCGCGACGACTTCAACACCGGGATCGTGCTGATCACCCACAACATGGGAGTGGTCGCGGACCTGGCGGACCGGGTCGTGGTGATGTACCAGGGGCAGGTCGTGGAGACCGCGCCGAGTGTCGAGCTCTTTTCGGCCCCGCGCGAGGACTACACCAAGGCGCTGCTGGCCGCGGTGCCGCACCTGGGCCGAAATTCCGCCTCCGCGGGCATGGTCTCGCGCTTCGGGCAGGAGAAAGAGGTGCTGGTGCAGGCCGCCAACCTGAACATCACCTACCCCGGGCGCCTGGGTTCCCCGTCGTTCACCGCGGTGGACGACGTGTCGCTGCAGATCTGCGCCGGGGAGGTCTACGGGCTGGTGGGGGAGTCAGGTTCCGGGAAGACCACCATCGGGCGGGCCATCGCCGGGTTGAACAAGGTCAGCGGGGGATCGCTGAAGGTGCTGGGGCACGAGATGCTCGGGTTCAAGGAGCGCAGCTTCAAGAAGGTCCGCCAGGACATCGGGTTCGTGTTCCAGGACCCCGCCGCCAGCTTCAACCCGCAGCTGTCCATCGCCGAGTGCGTTGCCGAGCCGCTGATCGTGCACCGCTCGCTCGATGCCCGCGCCGCGCGCAAGCGCGTCGAGGAGCTGCTCGAGGCGGTGCAGCTGCCCAAGGCATTTGCCGCGCGTTTCCCGCACGAGCTCTCCGGCGGCCAGCGCCAGCGTGCCTCGCTGGCCCGGGCGCTGGCGCTGGATCCGAAGCTGCTGATCGCCGACGAGCCGACCAGCGCGCTGGATGTCTCGGTGCAGGCCAAGGTGCTGGAGCTGTTCAAGGAACTGCAGGCCGAGCTGGGCTTCGCGGCCCTGTTCATCTCCCACGACCTGGCCGTCGTGGACATGCTCTCCACCTGGGTGGGGGTGCTCTACCGAGGCAAGCTCGTCGAGGAGGGCATCGGCAACCAGGTCATGGGCGACCCGCAGCACCCGTATACCCGGCGGCTCATCGCCTCGCTGCCGGTTCCCGACCCGGCGGAGCAGGCCATCCGCCGCGAGGCATTCCTCAAGGCCGTCTAG
- a CDS encoding ABC transporter permease produces MATTTTLKPRKDAKGPWWARLPIVSHYRMSAGLQRGMLVAGLVLTIVFVLAAALAPVLAPFGFSQISDTSGNFPTQAPPGGKFIWGTTVGGFDVYSRTLWGAQTAFAVIVTAVAFSIFLGVALGLLSGYIGGWLDRVLVVLADAIYAFPSLLLAIVMSIVISQGQSSLWGGVMAAAISITVVFIPQYFRVIRAETVRLKAEPFVESAKVVGASNLRIMSKHIFRNATRTLPLIFTLNASEALLTLAGLGFLGFGIEPTAASEWGFDLNRALSDATSGIWWTGVFPGLAIVLTVLGLTLVGESMNDLADPRLRLRRKAKRRGGKATA; encoded by the coding sequence ATGGCAACAACCACAACGCTCAAACCCCGCAAGGACGCCAAGGGCCCCTGGTGGGCCCGGCTGCCGATCGTCTCCCACTACCGGATGAGCGCCGGGCTGCAGCGCGGGATGCTCGTGGCCGGACTGGTCCTGACCATCGTCTTCGTGCTGGCCGCGGCCCTGGCCCCGGTGCTGGCACCCTTCGGCTTCTCGCAGATCTCCGATACCTCGGGCAACTTCCCGACCCAGGCCCCGCCCGGGGGCAAGTTCATCTGGGGCACCACCGTGGGCGGCTTCGACGTGTACTCCCGTACCCTGTGGGGAGCGCAGACCGCGTTCGCGGTGATCGTCACCGCGGTGGCATTCTCCATCTTCCTCGGCGTGGCACTGGGCCTGCTCTCCGGGTACATCGGCGGCTGGCTGGACAGGGTGCTGGTCGTGCTGGCCGACGCCATCTACGCCTTCCCGTCGCTGCTGCTGGCCATCGTGATGTCCATCGTGATCTCGCAAGGCCAATCCAGCCTCTGGGGCGGGGTCATGGCCGCGGCGATCTCCATCACCGTGGTCTTCATCCCGCAGTACTTCCGGGTGATCCGTGCCGAAACCGTGCGGCTGAAGGCCGAGCCCTTCGTCGAATCGGCGAAGGTCGTGGGCGCCTCCAACCTCCGGATCATGTCCAAGCACATCTTCCGCAATGCCACCCGCACGCTGCCGCTGATCTTCACGCTCAACGCCTCCGAGGCGCTGCTGACGCTGGCCGGCCTGGGCTTCCTGGGCTTCGGCATCGAACCGACCGCCGCCTCCGAATGGGGCTTTGACCTGAACCGCGCGCTGAGCGACGCGACCAGCGGCATCTGGTGGACCGGTGTCTTCCCGGGCCTGGCCATCGTGCTGACGGTGCTGGGACTGACCCTGGTCGGCGAATCCATGAACGACCTGGCGGACCCGCGCTTGCGGTTGCGCCGCAAGGCAAAGCGCCGCGGCGGAAAGGCCACAGCATGA
- a CDS encoding ABC transporter permease, which translates to MAITTEIADEPSAAPAPTPAPAKAGGSFARYLVTRFLLIFPTIFILVTLVFFLMRVTGDPITAALGGRLTPDQLAERIAAAGYDRPVMVQYLEYLGQIFTGNFGRTISDNRAVTEVLMTYGAATAELAFNSLVIALLIGIPFGLLSAKLRDRWPDAILRVFAILCYATPVFFAGLLLKLVFGVWLGWLPIAGRAGISAELQLTSLQNPTGIYLLDALRSGNMAAAGDVIEHAILPAVALGLLTAGVFLRLVRTNVIGTLGREYVEAGRSRGVSEYRLLTKHAYRPALIPIITVMGLQIALLLGGAVLTETTFEWKGLGFQLAQYLTARDFVAVQGIVVLLAVIVALTNFIVDIVAALIDPRVRF; encoded by the coding sequence ATGGCAATCACCACCGAAATCGCCGATGAACCATCGGCAGCACCGGCGCCCACCCCGGCGCCCGCCAAGGCAGGGGGAAGTTTTGCGCGATACCTCGTCACTCGCTTCCTGCTGATCTTCCCCACCATCTTCATCCTGGTCACGCTCGTCTTCTTCCTGATGCGCGTCACCGGCGACCCGATCACCGCGGCCCTCGGCGGCCGCCTGACCCCCGACCAGCTGGCCGAGCGCATCGCCGCGGCCGGTTACGACCGACCGGTCATGGTCCAGTACCTCGAGTACCTCGGGCAGATCTTCACCGGCAACTTCGGACGCACCATCTCCGACAACCGCGCGGTCACCGAGGTCCTGATGACCTACGGCGCCGCCACCGCCGAACTCGCGTTCAACTCCCTGGTCATTGCGCTGCTCATCGGCATCCCCTTCGGCCTGCTCTCGGCCAAGCTGCGCGACCGCTGGCCCGACGCGATCCTGCGCGTCTTCGCGATCCTGTGCTACGCCACCCCGGTGTTCTTCGCCGGGCTGCTGCTCAAGCTGGTCTTCGGGGTCTGGCTCGGCTGGCTGCCGATCGCCGGGCGCGCGGGCATCAGTGCCGAGCTGCAACTGACCTCGCTGCAGAACCCCACCGGCATCTACCTGCTCGATGCGCTGCGTTCGGGCAACATGGCCGCCGCGGGCGATGTCATCGAACACGCGATCCTGCCCGCCGTGGCCCTGGGCCTGCTCACCGCCGGGGTGTTCCTGCGCCTGGTGCGCACCAACGTCATCGGCACCCTGGGCCGCGAGTACGTGGAGGCCGGCCGCTCGCGCGGGGTTTCCGAGTACCGTTTGCTGACCAAGCACGCCTACCGCCCGGCGCTGATCCCCATCATCACCGTGATGGGCCTGCAGATCGCGCTGCTGCTCGGCGGCGCGGTGCTGACCGAGACCACCTTCGAGTGGAAGGGCCTGGGCTTCCAGCTGGCCCAGTACCTCACCGCCCGCGACTTCGTGGCGGTGCAGGGCATCGTGGTGCTGCTGGCGGTCATCGTCGCGCTGACCAACTTCATTGTGGACATCGTTGCCGCACTCATCGACCCCCGAGTGAGGTTCTAG